The nucleotide window CGATGCCCTTGATGTTGAGCATCTCCACCACGCCGGGCGGGGTAGCTTCCAGCAGCTTGCGCAATTCCTCAAACGTGCCCGTGTCGAGCATTTCGGCCACTTTGGCGGCGGCCGTCTTGCTCAGGCCGGTGCGGTCGGGTAGGCCGGTGCGGTCCATGTCGGCCACGGGCAGCTCCAGCCGCTCCAGGGTGGCCGCTGTGCCTTCGTAAGCACGGATTTTAAACGGGTTTTCCTCGTGCAGCTCCATGAGGGAGGCAGCCAGACGAAAGGCACGGATGAGGGCGCGGTTATCCACTTGGTTTCTGGTTTGTAGTTATTGGTTTTTGGTGGGGTAATGCCGGACCGAAAAGCCCGAAACAGATAACAGTACCCAAAAACCACGAGGCAGCGGCCCGTCAAAGGTACGGGCCAAAGTCGTACATTCGCTCCTACGGGCCATTTCGGGGCCCGGACGACCTGTTGTTCAATTTTCCTTTGCCGGTATGCGCCTAATCCTGTTGTTGGCTTCCATGAGTTTGTTTTTGTTGGCAGGCACCTGCAATACCGATTCGCGCGCCTCGTCGCCCGAACTCAAGCGTCTGGAAGGCACCTGGCTGCACGCCCACGAGGAAGACCAGGACGACGTGCGCGTGTACCGCCCCAACACTTACGCGTTTCCGCCTTCCCGGGGCCGTACGGGCTTTCAGTTCGACCACAACGGCCTGTTTACCCAGTACGACATTGCCCCCACCGACGGCCTGGAAGGCCGCAAAGGCCAGTGGAAAGCGGAAGGCTCCAACGTCATCCGCATCAGCCTCGACGACAAGAAAGAGCCCGACTACAAGCTCGAAATTGTGTCCCTGGAAAACGGCGTGCTCAAAGTAAAGCGCGTCGAATAACGAAGGCCGTGCAACCTTAGCGCACTTTATACCATCTGCTCTATATTCCTGGTTTTTTCACTTATTCTATGTTGCGCCGCTTACTGTTTTTACTATCCGTCCCCATGCTGCTGGCCAGCTGTGAGAAAGAATCCGACACGGCGGCTCCCACCGTGAGCCAGGCTGTGTTTGAAACCCAGGTGCAGGGCCGGGGCTGGCAGGAGTCGTGGGAGGAAGAGCAGCCGGGCAGCGACATTAAAATATTCCGGCCCGAAACGGTTGAACTGCCCGCTTCCCGCCCCCGCTACGGCTTCCGTCTGGAGGCCGACGGCGTATTTATCGGACGCGGCCCCTCGCCTACGGATGGCATTGCCGTGTTTCCCGGGCGCTGGATAATAGAACGAAACCAGCAGCTGCGCGTCACGCCCAGCGGCCAAAGCGCCAGTTACGGCCTGCAGATTATTTCCCTGCAGGATGATGTTCTCAAAATTCGCCGGGTCGAATAAGGCCCTGCTTATTTGGGTAAAAAGCCCGGCAAAAGCTGAACTGACGTTTTTTCAGTTTTCTTTTGCCGGGCTTTTCCATTTGCTTTCCGCTTTGCTTTCATGAATTACTGGCTCGTAAAATCAGAACCCAGCGCCTATTCCTGGCTCGACTTCACCCGTGACGGCCGCACCGACTGGACCGGAGTGCGCAACTTTCAGGCCCGCAACTACCTGCTGCAGATGCAGCCCGGCGATTTCGTTTTGTTTTACCACAGCGTCACGGAGAAAACCGTGGTTGGCATTGCCCAGGTAAGTGCCGTGGCCGCCCCCGACGCCACCGCCGAGGCGGGCAGCGGCTGGGTGGCCGTGGAATTGCGGCCTCACCAAGCCCTGGCCCGCCCCGTGGCGCTGGCTCAGATCAAGCAGGACAGCCGCCTCACCCAGATCGGGCTTCTGCGGCAGTCGCGCCTGAGCGTGATGCCGCTGCGGGCCGAGGAGTTTGACGTGCTGCTCGAACTTGGCAGCTAACGACTGGCCGCGGTAACCAACCAAGCCTGGCGCCTTTTGGGGCAGCCAGGCTTTTTTGTGCCCGTGAACAGAACAGCCCGCGCAGCGTGTTGTGTGGAAACGCGGCGAGTTGTGCATCTGTATAAGCAACCCACGTGACTATCTGTCGCCTTCCTCGTATCTTCCACGTGCTGCTATCAGGGTAGACGTGGTGGCACCCAACCGACTATGAAACAACCCGTACTCCGACTCCTTTTGCTTCTGCTGTGGAGCCTGCTGCCGGGCCGAGCCCGGGCCCAGGAGCTGCCCCGGACGCGCCCCGACAAACGGCCCGCCTGGAGCTGGATCTGCAGTCGTTTTCCAGCGACGTGCAGGTGCTGGCCATTCCGGAGGATAGCAGCGTGGTGCTGCTCGTGGAGCGCGAAGCCAAAATTACCGGCAAAAGCTCCTACGTATTTCAGAAGCTGGACAAGGCGCTGCATAGCCGCTGGGAAAAGCCGCTGGAAGTACCAGAGCGGTTTCAACTAACGGAAATATGCGGCGAAGGAACCATGGTATATGCCCTGTTTCAGGACGACTACCTGAGCAACAAGCTGTGGATTGCGGCCCTGAACAGCCGCACCGGCCAGATTCGCACTACCACCTACGACACCAAGCTGACGCACAGGGTACAAAGCATGAAGGCCCTGGACGGGAACCTGTTTGTAACCGTGCAGCTGGAGCAGCACCTCACAGTGCTCCTGCTCAAGCTGCAGTCGGGAGAGTTTGAGTTCTTGCCCGCCGTGTACGAGGCCCTGGAAAGCCAGTTTACGTTTATAACCGATTCGGTAGCAAACCAGATCAAGTTTGTGGTAAGCCAGAATAACGGCGTCAAATCCCGGCTGCAGGTCAAGCAGATTTCCCCCAGGGCAAGCTCCTGCACAGCGAGTTTGTGCAGGCCGAAAGCAACCGGAGTTTGCTCACGGCCCAGCTCAGCCCCGGCGACTCTACCAACGGGCTGATGGCGGGCACCTACACCCTGCGCGACATTCGCTACTCCCAGGGCCTGTTTGCCACCGACCTGACCCAGCCCCTGACGCCCAGCGGAGCCCGGCCGTCGCTACGATTCTACGACTTTCTGCATCTGAAGCACTTCTTCGACTTCATGAGTCCTAACCGCCAGGCCCGGCTGCGGCAGCGCGGGGCCCGCCGGCTGGCCGCCGACCGGGAGTTTCGCCTGCATTACCGCCTGCTCATGCACGATTTGCTGCCCAGCCCCGAAGGCTACGTGCTGGTGGCCGAAATCTACACGCCGCACTACACCTACAACCGCTACGGCTTTGGCTTCACGAGCAACTCCCGCAACTTCGATGGCTACCGAACTACGCATGCCATTGTCTGCGGCTTTGACCGGCGGGGCAACCTATTGTGGGACAACACCTTTGTTCTAAAGGATGTAGAAAACTTTCACCTCCAGGAAACGGTGCGCATCCGGCCCCTACCCGACGGCCGGCGCTACGCCCTGACTTATATCGACGACCATCACATTCGCTATAAGATTGTGGACCGTACCACGGCTTCACCTAATGATCTGGAAGTACCCGTGCAAACCACGCTTAAGCCCGGCATCAAGGAAAAATCGACCAGCACCAGTGATACCAACATGCAAGCCTGGTACGGCAGCCGCTTTCTGGCTTTCGGCTACCAGCACGTGCGGGCCCCTAACTGGAGCGGCCGGGACGTGTTTTTTATCAACACCGTAGATTTTGATTAAAGCCAACGGCCCGGCCGGGGCTGCGTATGGGAAAGGCAGTTTCCTCTTTTTGCCTTTTTTTACGCTATGAAAAACCGTCTCCTAACTCTCTGGATGCTCGTTGCGCTGCTGGCCGCCAGCAGCTGCCGCACCAGTGGCCCCGGCACTCCCGCCCGCACCGTGGCCGAATTCTTCAACAAATACGAAAACCGCTCGGGCTTTAAAGCCACCGACTGGTCGGCTGGCCTCACTACCCGCCTGCTGCTGCTCAAGCTCGGCAACCTGGGCGGCGACAACGACCTGACCCAGGCCATTTCGTCGGTGCGCAGCGTGAAGGTGCTCACCTTCTCCCCTACTTCGGGCAGTGCCCGCGAACTGGTGGCTGAAGGACTGACTAAGGAAGTAGACGGCCTGCTGGCCAATGAGCGCTACACGCCCCTGCCCGTAACGGCCGAAGCCGGCACCACCGTAATGCGCTACTCGGCCAGGCAGCAGGGCGACCGAGTAAAAGAGGTAGTTGCAACCGGCAACGTGCAGGGCGCGCCCGAATCGTTTATGCTGGTGGCTATTTCCGGCGACTTCACCCAGGACCAAGTTAATAAGCTGGTAAAGTTTCTGCCCAGCGTATCGGGGGAGCTTTCCAAGTAGGACCACTTAATTCTTAGTATAAAAAGCCGCTCGGTAACCGGGCGGCTTTTTTGTGCTTTCAAAGGTCGCCGCTGCGCCAGAACTCGCTCAGCAGTTGTGCGCCGATAATAAATCCAATACTTTATCTGCCTGATCCTTAACCCGCACAAAGTAGTGGCTTATTTAACCCGTTAATAGCTATGCAGTGGAAACTGAAAGCAGTGGGAATCCTGCTGCTGCTTCAATTTGGAGCCAGCACAGTTTGGGCCCAGCGTAAGAAAATTGAAATAGGCCACATCGACAGCCTGACCTCCAAGGTGCTGCAGGAAAAGCGGGGCGTGTGGATTTATGTACCGCCCGGGCCGGCCGAAGTAGGCTATGCGCCCAAGCGCTACCCGGTGCTGTATCTGCTGGACGGC belongs to Hymenobacter cellulosilyticus and includes:
- a CDS encoding DUF4252 domain-containing protein, producing MKNRLLTLWMLVALLAASSCRTSGPGTPARTVAEFFNKYENRSGFKATDWSAGLTTRLLLLKLGNLGGDNDLTQAISSVRSVKVLTFSPTSGSARELVAEGLTKEVDGLLANERYTPLPVTAEAGTTVMRYSARQQGDRVKEVVATGNVQGAPESFMLVAISGDFTQDQVNKLVKFLPSVSGELSK
- a CDS encoding helix-hairpin-helix domain-containing protein: MDNRALIRAFRLAASLMELHEENPFKIRAYEGTAATLERLELPVADMDRTGLPDRTGLSKTAAAKVAEMLDTGTFEELRKLLEATPPGVVEMLNIKGIGPKKIRVLWRELGVESPEQLREAAERDEVSKLKGFGKKTQDTILAALEFNQDSQGKLLYPQAEELAEDLARRLREALGTDSVAVAGKSVVASKSWKP
- a CDS encoding EVE domain-containing protein, translating into MNYWLVKSEPSAYSWLDFTRDGRTDWTGVRNFQARNYLLQMQPGDFVLFYHSVTEKTVVGIAQVSAVAAPDATAEAGSGWVAVELRPHQALARPVALAQIKQDSRLTQIGLLRQSRLSVMPLRAEEFDVLLELGS